A genomic window from Sorex araneus isolate mSorAra2 chromosome 2, mSorAra2.pri, whole genome shotgun sequence includes:
- the ARHGAP39 gene encoding rho GTPase-activating protein 39 isoform X2, which produces MLEGPPRDLLASVHLSSEKPAMSQTQEYECESRNAGAQESRTSAPSTRLEWVEIIEPRTRERMYANLVTGECVWDPPTGVRIKRTSENQWWELFDPNTSRFYYYNASTQRTVWHRPQDCDIIPLAKLQTLKQNTESPRASAENSPGRGSSVSRDGSTSSSLEPELDAGEKAQEPLGRASRQAPVKEESSRTSSLRWNSGTKERMLIKVADREPSFFSPQGNGYPLDIQAGGRSRRPSGGQHSPGLQTFAPDTDGPIFFSERRPSPFLKRAELGSCSPLLAQPRKPSVDSQPSSPRYAYEPPLYEEPPVEYQAPIYDEPPMDVQYETGSPQRSPGRKPPPCPQSPKPASASPYQQLVLTRQKCPERFLSLEYSPAGKEYVRQLVYVEQAGSSPKLRAGPRHKYMPNPSGGSLSLQPSPGLLRDQRLGITSGDYSSMEGPELRHAPPPTPLPQAQEDAMSWSSQQDTISSVGYSPGTRKRKNRNPSLCHIPSSSSTEGPGDHELPGEQPLPEERSPCGPSLAPAKRVESRVGEVDGIRAATEPFLAQARLAWEAQQAHFHMKQRGSWDSQQDGSGYESDGAVPLPMPGPVVRAFSEDEALAQQESKHWQRGALERLAFPQILLEKSVSVQTNLASPEPYLHPSQSEDLGTCAQFESSRQTRSVMPSASCVFPTFTLRKPSSETDIENWASKHFNKHTQGLFRRKVSIANMLAWSSESIKKPMIVTSDRHVKKEACEIFKLIQMYMGDRRAKADPLHVALEIATKGWSVQGLRDELYIQLCRQTTENFRLESLARGWELMAICLAFFPPTPKFHSYLEGYIYRHMDPVNDTKGVAISTYAKYCYHKLQKAALTGAKKGLKKPNVEEIRHAKNAVFSPSMFGSALQEVMSMQKERYPDRQLPWVQTRLSEEVLALNGDQTEGIFRVPGDIDEVNALKLQVDQWKVPTGLEDPHVPASLLKLWYRELEEPLIPHEFYEQCIAHYESPEAAVAVVHALPRINRLVLCYLIRFLQVFVQPANVAITKMDVSNLAMVMAPNCLRCRSDDPRVIFENTRKEMSFLRVLIQHLDTSFMEGVL; this is translated from the exons ATGCTGGAGGGGCCTCCCCGTGACTTGCTGGCCTCTGTCCACTTGTCTTCAGAGAAGCCTGCGATGTCCCAGACACAGGAGTACGAATGTGAGAGCCGAAATGCCGGTGCACAGGAGTCTCGGACCTCAGCGCCCAGCACCAG GCTAGAGTGGGTGGAGATCATCGAGCCACGCACCCGGGAGCGTATGTACGCCAACCTGGTCACCGGCGAGTGTGTGTGGGACCCGCCCACTGGCGTCCGTATCAAGCGCACCAGCGAGAACCAGTGGTGGGAGCTCTTCGACCCCAATACATCACGCTTCTACTACTACAATGCCAGCACGCAGCGTACTGTGTGGCACCGGCCGCAGGACTGCGACATCATCCCCCTGGCCAAGCTGCAGACCCTGAAGCAGAACACAGAGTCTCCCCGGGCCTCAGCCGAGAACAGCCCTGGCAGGGGCAGCAGCGTGAGCCGTGACGGCAGCACCAGCTCCTCCCTGGAGCCTGAGCTGGACGCCGGTGAGAAGGCACAGGAGCCCCTGGGCAGGGCGAGTCGGCAGGCCCCCGTGAAGGAGGAGAGTAGCag GACCTCCTCCCTCCGATGGAATTCAGGCACCAAGGAGCGCATGCTGATCAAAGTTGCAGACCGGGAGCCCAGCTTCTTTTCTCCTCAGGGCAACGGTTACCCGCTGGACATCCAGGCAGGGGGCCGCTCCCGCAGACCCTCTGGTGGCCAGCACTCACCCGGCCTGCAAACATTTGCTCCGGACACAGATGGTCCCATCTTCTTCTCAGAGCGGCGGCCGTCGCCCTTCCTGAAGAGGGCCGAGCTGGGGAGCTGCTCCCCACTGCTGGCTCAGCCTCGCAAGCCCTCCGTGGACTCACAGCCCTCCTCCCCTCGCTACGCCTATGAGCCCCCACTGTACGAGGAACCCCCAGTGGAGTACCAGGCCCCCATCTATGATGAGCCCCCCATGGACGTGCAGTATGAGACTGGCTCTCCCCAGCGCTCTCCAGGTCGCaagccacccccctgcccccagtcacCTAAGCCGGCCTCGGCTTCACCTTACCAGCAGCTGGTGCTCACCCGGCAGAAGTGTCCAGAGCGCTTCCTGAGCCTGGAGTACAGCCCTGCAGGCAAGGAGTATGTGCGGCAGCTGGTATATGTGGAGCAGgccggctccagccccaagctgcgTGCAGGTCCGCGGCACAAGTATATGCCCAACCCCAGTGGTGGCTCCCTCTCCCTGCAGCCTAGCCCTGGCCTGCTGAGGGACCAGCGCctggggatcacatctggggACTACAGCAgcatggaggggccagagctgcGGCAtgccccaccacccacacccctgccccaggctcaGGAGGATGCCATGTCCTGGTCTAGCCAGCAGGACACCATTTCCTCCGTGGGGTACTCCCCAGGCACACGCAAAAGGAAGAATAGGAACCCTTCTCTGTGCCACATCCCCAGCAGCTCTTCCACAGAGGGCCCTGGGGACCACGAGCTGCCTGGCGAGCAGCCCCTGCCTGAGGAGCGCTCTCCATGTGGGCCCAGCCTTGCCCCcgccaagcgtgtggagagcagggtgggggaggtggatGGCATCCGGGCCGCAACTGAGCCTTTCCTGGCACAGGCCCGGTTGGCGTGGGAGGCCCAGCAGGCCCACTTTCACATGAAGCAGCGGGGCAGCTGGGACTCCCAGCAGGACGGCTCGGGCTACGAGAGCGACGGGGCCGTGCCGCTGCCCATGCCCGGGCCTGTGGTGCGGGCCTTCAGTGAAGACGAGGCACTGGCCCAGCAGGAGAGCAAGCACTGGCAGAGGGGCGCCTTGGAGAGGCTGGCCTTCCCCCAGATCCTGCTGGAGAAGAGTGTGTCTGTGCAGACCAACCTGGCTTCCCCCGAGCCCTACCTGCATCCTTCCCAG tcTGAGGACCTTGGCACCTGTGCCCAGTTTGAGAGCAGCCGGCAGACACGCAGCGTGATGCCCAGCGCCAGCTGCGTGTTCCCAACCTTCACGCTCCGCAAACCATCCTCAGAGACGGACATCGAGAACTGGGCCTCCAAGCACTTCAACAAGCACACCCAGGGCCTATTCCGGCGAAAGGTGTCAATTGCCAACATGCTAGCCTGGAGCAGTGAGTCCATCAAGAAGCCCATGATCGTGACTAGTGACCGCCACGTGAAGAAGGAGGCCTGTGAGATATTCAAGCTGATCCAGATGTACATGGGAGACCGGCGTGCCAAGGCAGACCCACTTCATGTGGCCCTAGAGATCGCCACCAAGGGCTGGAGTGTGCAGGGCCTGCGGGACGAGCTCTATATCCAACTGTGCCGGCAGACCACGGAGAATTTTCGCCTGGAGAGCCTGGCCCGGGGCTGGGAGCTCATGGCCATCTGCCTCGccttcttcccacccacccccaaattccACTCCTACCTGGAGGGCTACATCTACCGGCACATGGACCCCGTCAATGACACCAAAG GGGTGGCAATAAGCACATACGCCAAGTACTGCTACCACAAGCTGCAGAAGGCAGCCCTGACCGGGGCTAAGAAG GGGCTGAAGAAACCCAACGTGGAGGAGATTCGGCACGCCAAGAATGCGGTGTTTAGCCCCTCCATGTTTGGCAGTGCACTGCAGGAGGTCATGAGCATGCAGAAGGAGCGCTACCCAGACCGCCAGCTGCCCTGGGTGCAGACACGGCTGTCCGAGGAGGTGCTGGCACTCAACGGCGACCAGACAGAAGGCATCTTCAG AGTCCCTGGGGACATCGATGAGGTGAATGCCCTGAAGCTGCAGGTGGATCAGTGGAAGGTGCCCACAGGCCTGGAGGACCCCCATGTCCCTG CGTCGCTGCTGAAGCTGTGGTACCGGGAGCTGGAGGAGCCCCTGATCCCGCACGAGTTCTACGAGCAGTGCATCGCGCACTACGAGAGCCCTGAGGCCGCCGTGGCTGTGGTGCACGCGCTGCCCCGCATCAACCGCCTGGTGCTGTGCTACCTCATCCGCTTCCTTCAG GTGTTCGTGCAGCCTGCCAATGTGGCCATCACCAAGATGGACGTCAGCAACCTCGCCATGGTGATGGCACCCAACTGCCTACGCTGCCGATCTGACGACCCGCGGGTCATCTTCGAGAACACGCGCAAGGAGATGTCCTTCTTGCGCGTGCTCATCCAGCACCTGGACACCAGCTTCATGGAGGGCGTGCTATAG
- the ARHGAP39 gene encoding rho GTPase-activating protein 39 isoform X3 has product MLEGPPRDLLASVHLSSEKPAMSQTQEYECESRNAGAQESRTSAPSTSSLPPGVFLEKDYEVYRDYTADSQLLHYRTSSLRWNSGTKERMLIKVADREPSFFSPQGNGYPLDIQAGGRSRRPSGGQHSPGLQTFAPDTDGPIFFSERRPSPFLKRAELGSCSPLLAQPRKPSVDSQPSSPRYAYEPPLYEEPPVEYQAPIYDEPPMDVQYETGSPQRSPGRKPPPCPQSPKPASASPYQQLVLTRQKCPERFLSLEYSPAGKEYVRQLVYVEQAGSSPKLRAGPRHKYMPNPSGGSLSLQPSPGLLRDQRLGITSGDYSSMEGPELRHAPPPTPLPQAQEDAMSWSSQQDTISSVGYSPGTRKRKNRNPSLCHIPSSSSTEGPGDHELPGEQPLPEERSPCGPSLAPAKRVESRVGEVDGIRAATEPFLAQARLAWEAQQAHFHMKQRGSWDSQQDGSGYESDGAVPLPMPGPVVRAFSEDEALAQQESKHWQRGALERLAFPQILLEKSVSVQTNLASPEPYLHPSQSEDLGTCAQFESSRQTRSVMPSASCVFPTFTLRKPSSETDIENWASKHFNKHTQGLFRRKVSIANMLAWSSESIKKPMIVTSDRHVKKEACEIFKLIQMYMGDRRAKADPLHVALEIATKGWSVQGLRDELYIQLCRQTTENFRLESLARGWELMAICLAFFPPTPKFHSYLEGYIYRHMDPVNDTKGVAISTYAKYCYHKLQKAALTGAKKGLKKPNVEEIRHAKNAVFSPSMFGSALQEVMSMQKERYPDRQLPWVQTRLSEEVLALNGDQTEGIFRVPGDIDEVNALKLQVDQWKVPTGLEDPHVPASLLKLWYRELEEPLIPHEFYEQCIAHYESPEAAVAVVHALPRINRLVLCYLIRFLQVFVQPANVAITKMDVSNLAMVMAPNCLRCRSDDPRVIFENTRKEMSFLRVLIQHLDTSFMEGVL; this is encoded by the exons ATGCTGGAGGGGCCTCCCCGTGACTTGCTGGCCTCTGTCCACTTGTCTTCAGAGAAGCCTGCGATGTCCCAGACACAGGAGTACGAATGTGAGAGCCGAAATGCCGGTGCACAGGAGTCTCGGACCTCAGCGCCCAGCACCAG TTCCTTGCCCCCAGGGGTGTTCCTCGAGAAGGACTATGAGGTTTACCGGGATTACACTGCCGACAGCCAGCTCCTTCACTACAG GACCTCCTCCCTCCGATGGAATTCAGGCACCAAGGAGCGCATGCTGATCAAAGTTGCAGACCGGGAGCCCAGCTTCTTTTCTCCTCAGGGCAACGGTTACCCGCTGGACATCCAGGCAGGGGGCCGCTCCCGCAGACCCTCTGGTGGCCAGCACTCACCCGGCCTGCAAACATTTGCTCCGGACACAGATGGTCCCATCTTCTTCTCAGAGCGGCGGCCGTCGCCCTTCCTGAAGAGGGCCGAGCTGGGGAGCTGCTCCCCACTGCTGGCTCAGCCTCGCAAGCCCTCCGTGGACTCACAGCCCTCCTCCCCTCGCTACGCCTATGAGCCCCCACTGTACGAGGAACCCCCAGTGGAGTACCAGGCCCCCATCTATGATGAGCCCCCCATGGACGTGCAGTATGAGACTGGCTCTCCCCAGCGCTCTCCAGGTCGCaagccacccccctgcccccagtcacCTAAGCCGGCCTCGGCTTCACCTTACCAGCAGCTGGTGCTCACCCGGCAGAAGTGTCCAGAGCGCTTCCTGAGCCTGGAGTACAGCCCTGCAGGCAAGGAGTATGTGCGGCAGCTGGTATATGTGGAGCAGgccggctccagccccaagctgcgTGCAGGTCCGCGGCACAAGTATATGCCCAACCCCAGTGGTGGCTCCCTCTCCCTGCAGCCTAGCCCTGGCCTGCTGAGGGACCAGCGCctggggatcacatctggggACTACAGCAgcatggaggggccagagctgcGGCAtgccccaccacccacacccctgccccaggctcaGGAGGATGCCATGTCCTGGTCTAGCCAGCAGGACACCATTTCCTCCGTGGGGTACTCCCCAGGCACACGCAAAAGGAAGAATAGGAACCCTTCTCTGTGCCACATCCCCAGCAGCTCTTCCACAGAGGGCCCTGGGGACCACGAGCTGCCTGGCGAGCAGCCCCTGCCTGAGGAGCGCTCTCCATGTGGGCCCAGCCTTGCCCCcgccaagcgtgtggagagcagggtgggggaggtggatGGCATCCGGGCCGCAACTGAGCCTTTCCTGGCACAGGCCCGGTTGGCGTGGGAGGCCCAGCAGGCCCACTTTCACATGAAGCAGCGGGGCAGCTGGGACTCCCAGCAGGACGGCTCGGGCTACGAGAGCGACGGGGCCGTGCCGCTGCCCATGCCCGGGCCTGTGGTGCGGGCCTTCAGTGAAGACGAGGCACTGGCCCAGCAGGAGAGCAAGCACTGGCAGAGGGGCGCCTTGGAGAGGCTGGCCTTCCCCCAGATCCTGCTGGAGAAGAGTGTGTCTGTGCAGACCAACCTGGCTTCCCCCGAGCCCTACCTGCATCCTTCCCAG tcTGAGGACCTTGGCACCTGTGCCCAGTTTGAGAGCAGCCGGCAGACACGCAGCGTGATGCCCAGCGCCAGCTGCGTGTTCCCAACCTTCACGCTCCGCAAACCATCCTCAGAGACGGACATCGAGAACTGGGCCTCCAAGCACTTCAACAAGCACACCCAGGGCCTATTCCGGCGAAAGGTGTCAATTGCCAACATGCTAGCCTGGAGCAGTGAGTCCATCAAGAAGCCCATGATCGTGACTAGTGACCGCCACGTGAAGAAGGAGGCCTGTGAGATATTCAAGCTGATCCAGATGTACATGGGAGACCGGCGTGCCAAGGCAGACCCACTTCATGTGGCCCTAGAGATCGCCACCAAGGGCTGGAGTGTGCAGGGCCTGCGGGACGAGCTCTATATCCAACTGTGCCGGCAGACCACGGAGAATTTTCGCCTGGAGAGCCTGGCCCGGGGCTGGGAGCTCATGGCCATCTGCCTCGccttcttcccacccacccccaaattccACTCCTACCTGGAGGGCTACATCTACCGGCACATGGACCCCGTCAATGACACCAAAG GGGTGGCAATAAGCACATACGCCAAGTACTGCTACCACAAGCTGCAGAAGGCAGCCCTGACCGGGGCTAAGAAG GGGCTGAAGAAACCCAACGTGGAGGAGATTCGGCACGCCAAGAATGCGGTGTTTAGCCCCTCCATGTTTGGCAGTGCACTGCAGGAGGTCATGAGCATGCAGAAGGAGCGCTACCCAGACCGCCAGCTGCCCTGGGTGCAGACACGGCTGTCCGAGGAGGTGCTGGCACTCAACGGCGACCAGACAGAAGGCATCTTCAG AGTCCCTGGGGACATCGATGAGGTGAATGCCCTGAAGCTGCAGGTGGATCAGTGGAAGGTGCCCACAGGCCTGGAGGACCCCCATGTCCCTG CGTCGCTGCTGAAGCTGTGGTACCGGGAGCTGGAGGAGCCCCTGATCCCGCACGAGTTCTACGAGCAGTGCATCGCGCACTACGAGAGCCCTGAGGCCGCCGTGGCTGTGGTGCACGCGCTGCCCCGCATCAACCGCCTGGTGCTGTGCTACCTCATCCGCTTCCTTCAG GTGTTCGTGCAGCCTGCCAATGTGGCCATCACCAAGATGGACGTCAGCAACCTCGCCATGGTGATGGCACCCAACTGCCTACGCTGCCGATCTGACGACCCGCGGGTCATCTTCGAGAACACGCGCAAGGAGATGTCCTTCTTGCGCGTGCTCATCCAGCACCTGGACACCAGCTTCATGGAGGGCGTGCTATAG
- the ARHGAP39 gene encoding rho GTPase-activating protein 39 isoform X1, producing MLEGPPRDLLASVHLSSEKPAMSQTQEYECESRNAGAQESRTSAPSTRLEWVEIIEPRTRERMYANLVTGECVWDPPTGVRIKRTSENQWWELFDPNTSRFYYYNASTQRTVWHRPQDCDIIPLAKLQTLKQNTESPRASAENSPGRGSSVSRDGSTSSSLEPELDAGEKAQEPLGRASRQAPVKEESSSSLPPGVFLEKDYEVYRDYTADSQLLHYRTSSLRWNSGTKERMLIKVADREPSFFSPQGNGYPLDIQAGGRSRRPSGGQHSPGLQTFAPDTDGPIFFSERRPSPFLKRAELGSCSPLLAQPRKPSVDSQPSSPRYAYEPPLYEEPPVEYQAPIYDEPPMDVQYETGSPQRSPGRKPPPCPQSPKPASASPYQQLVLTRQKCPERFLSLEYSPAGKEYVRQLVYVEQAGSSPKLRAGPRHKYMPNPSGGSLSLQPSPGLLRDQRLGITSGDYSSMEGPELRHAPPPTPLPQAQEDAMSWSSQQDTISSVGYSPGTRKRKNRNPSLCHIPSSSSTEGPGDHELPGEQPLPEERSPCGPSLAPAKRVESRVGEVDGIRAATEPFLAQARLAWEAQQAHFHMKQRGSWDSQQDGSGYESDGAVPLPMPGPVVRAFSEDEALAQQESKHWQRGALERLAFPQILLEKSVSVQTNLASPEPYLHPSQSEDLGTCAQFESSRQTRSVMPSASCVFPTFTLRKPSSETDIENWASKHFNKHTQGLFRRKVSIANMLAWSSESIKKPMIVTSDRHVKKEACEIFKLIQMYMGDRRAKADPLHVALEIATKGWSVQGLRDELYIQLCRQTTENFRLESLARGWELMAICLAFFPPTPKFHSYLEGYIYRHMDPVNDTKGVAISTYAKYCYHKLQKAALTGAKKGLKKPNVEEIRHAKNAVFSPSMFGSALQEVMSMQKERYPDRQLPWVQTRLSEEVLALNGDQTEGIFRVPGDIDEVNALKLQVDQWKVPTGLEDPHVPASLLKLWYRELEEPLIPHEFYEQCIAHYESPEAAVAVVHALPRINRLVLCYLIRFLQVFVQPANVAITKMDVSNLAMVMAPNCLRCRSDDPRVIFENTRKEMSFLRVLIQHLDTSFMEGVL from the exons ATGCTGGAGGGGCCTCCCCGTGACTTGCTGGCCTCTGTCCACTTGTCTTCAGAGAAGCCTGCGATGTCCCAGACACAGGAGTACGAATGTGAGAGCCGAAATGCCGGTGCACAGGAGTCTCGGACCTCAGCGCCCAGCACCAG GCTAGAGTGGGTGGAGATCATCGAGCCACGCACCCGGGAGCGTATGTACGCCAACCTGGTCACCGGCGAGTGTGTGTGGGACCCGCCCACTGGCGTCCGTATCAAGCGCACCAGCGAGAACCAGTGGTGGGAGCTCTTCGACCCCAATACATCACGCTTCTACTACTACAATGCCAGCACGCAGCGTACTGTGTGGCACCGGCCGCAGGACTGCGACATCATCCCCCTGGCCAAGCTGCAGACCCTGAAGCAGAACACAGAGTCTCCCCGGGCCTCAGCCGAGAACAGCCCTGGCAGGGGCAGCAGCGTGAGCCGTGACGGCAGCACCAGCTCCTCCCTGGAGCCTGAGCTGGACGCCGGTGAGAAGGCACAGGAGCCCCTGGGCAGGGCGAGTCGGCAGGCCCCCGTGAAGGAGGAGAGTAGCag TTCCTTGCCCCCAGGGGTGTTCCTCGAGAAGGACTATGAGGTTTACCGGGATTACACTGCCGACAGCCAGCTCCTTCACTACAG GACCTCCTCCCTCCGATGGAATTCAGGCACCAAGGAGCGCATGCTGATCAAAGTTGCAGACCGGGAGCCCAGCTTCTTTTCTCCTCAGGGCAACGGTTACCCGCTGGACATCCAGGCAGGGGGCCGCTCCCGCAGACCCTCTGGTGGCCAGCACTCACCCGGCCTGCAAACATTTGCTCCGGACACAGATGGTCCCATCTTCTTCTCAGAGCGGCGGCCGTCGCCCTTCCTGAAGAGGGCCGAGCTGGGGAGCTGCTCCCCACTGCTGGCTCAGCCTCGCAAGCCCTCCGTGGACTCACAGCCCTCCTCCCCTCGCTACGCCTATGAGCCCCCACTGTACGAGGAACCCCCAGTGGAGTACCAGGCCCCCATCTATGATGAGCCCCCCATGGACGTGCAGTATGAGACTGGCTCTCCCCAGCGCTCTCCAGGTCGCaagccacccccctgcccccagtcacCTAAGCCGGCCTCGGCTTCACCTTACCAGCAGCTGGTGCTCACCCGGCAGAAGTGTCCAGAGCGCTTCCTGAGCCTGGAGTACAGCCCTGCAGGCAAGGAGTATGTGCGGCAGCTGGTATATGTGGAGCAGgccggctccagccccaagctgcgTGCAGGTCCGCGGCACAAGTATATGCCCAACCCCAGTGGTGGCTCCCTCTCCCTGCAGCCTAGCCCTGGCCTGCTGAGGGACCAGCGCctggggatcacatctggggACTACAGCAgcatggaggggccagagctgcGGCAtgccccaccacccacacccctgccccaggctcaGGAGGATGCCATGTCCTGGTCTAGCCAGCAGGACACCATTTCCTCCGTGGGGTACTCCCCAGGCACACGCAAAAGGAAGAATAGGAACCCTTCTCTGTGCCACATCCCCAGCAGCTCTTCCACAGAGGGCCCTGGGGACCACGAGCTGCCTGGCGAGCAGCCCCTGCCTGAGGAGCGCTCTCCATGTGGGCCCAGCCTTGCCCCcgccaagcgtgtggagagcagggtgggggaggtggatGGCATCCGGGCCGCAACTGAGCCTTTCCTGGCACAGGCCCGGTTGGCGTGGGAGGCCCAGCAGGCCCACTTTCACATGAAGCAGCGGGGCAGCTGGGACTCCCAGCAGGACGGCTCGGGCTACGAGAGCGACGGGGCCGTGCCGCTGCCCATGCCCGGGCCTGTGGTGCGGGCCTTCAGTGAAGACGAGGCACTGGCCCAGCAGGAGAGCAAGCACTGGCAGAGGGGCGCCTTGGAGAGGCTGGCCTTCCCCCAGATCCTGCTGGAGAAGAGTGTGTCTGTGCAGACCAACCTGGCTTCCCCCGAGCCCTACCTGCATCCTTCCCAG tcTGAGGACCTTGGCACCTGTGCCCAGTTTGAGAGCAGCCGGCAGACACGCAGCGTGATGCCCAGCGCCAGCTGCGTGTTCCCAACCTTCACGCTCCGCAAACCATCCTCAGAGACGGACATCGAGAACTGGGCCTCCAAGCACTTCAACAAGCACACCCAGGGCCTATTCCGGCGAAAGGTGTCAATTGCCAACATGCTAGCCTGGAGCAGTGAGTCCATCAAGAAGCCCATGATCGTGACTAGTGACCGCCACGTGAAGAAGGAGGCCTGTGAGATATTCAAGCTGATCCAGATGTACATGGGAGACCGGCGTGCCAAGGCAGACCCACTTCATGTGGCCCTAGAGATCGCCACCAAGGGCTGGAGTGTGCAGGGCCTGCGGGACGAGCTCTATATCCAACTGTGCCGGCAGACCACGGAGAATTTTCGCCTGGAGAGCCTGGCCCGGGGCTGGGAGCTCATGGCCATCTGCCTCGccttcttcccacccacccccaaattccACTCCTACCTGGAGGGCTACATCTACCGGCACATGGACCCCGTCAATGACACCAAAG GGGTGGCAATAAGCACATACGCCAAGTACTGCTACCACAAGCTGCAGAAGGCAGCCCTGACCGGGGCTAAGAAG GGGCTGAAGAAACCCAACGTGGAGGAGATTCGGCACGCCAAGAATGCGGTGTTTAGCCCCTCCATGTTTGGCAGTGCACTGCAGGAGGTCATGAGCATGCAGAAGGAGCGCTACCCAGACCGCCAGCTGCCCTGGGTGCAGACACGGCTGTCCGAGGAGGTGCTGGCACTCAACGGCGACCAGACAGAAGGCATCTTCAG AGTCCCTGGGGACATCGATGAGGTGAATGCCCTGAAGCTGCAGGTGGATCAGTGGAAGGTGCCCACAGGCCTGGAGGACCCCCATGTCCCTG CGTCGCTGCTGAAGCTGTGGTACCGGGAGCTGGAGGAGCCCCTGATCCCGCACGAGTTCTACGAGCAGTGCATCGCGCACTACGAGAGCCCTGAGGCCGCCGTGGCTGTGGTGCACGCGCTGCCCCGCATCAACCGCCTGGTGCTGTGCTACCTCATCCGCTTCCTTCAG GTGTTCGTGCAGCCTGCCAATGTGGCCATCACCAAGATGGACGTCAGCAACCTCGCCATGGTGATGGCACCCAACTGCCTACGCTGCCGATCTGACGACCCGCGGGTCATCTTCGAGAACACGCGCAAGGAGATGTCCTTCTTGCGCGTGCTCATCCAGCACCTGGACACCAGCTTCATGGAGGGCGTGCTATAG